Proteins found in one Strix uralensis isolate ZFMK-TIS-50842 chromosome 21, bStrUra1, whole genome shotgun sequence genomic segment:
- the MIGA2 gene encoding mitoguardin 2, whose amino-acid sequence MAFRRTEGMSIIQALAMTVAEIPVFVYTTFGQSVFSQLRLSPGLRKVLFATALGTVALALAAHQLKRRRRRKKQIAPEKCGFKPGGITVPILPTRRVSSVKKGYSSKRVQSPGSKSNDTLSGISSIEPSKHSSSSHSLASMVAVNSSSPTPAGMWEAQAMGDAGAIGDSSAESLYVQGMELFEEALQKWEQALTIRQRDSASTSTPVPWDSKKQQESMSENIPEEESQKREFAEKLESLLHRAYHLQEEFGSSLPSDSMLLDLEKTLMLPLTDGSLRLRTDDEDSSISEDSFFSAAELFDSLHFEEIPFHLSKPVAAYEEALQLVKEGKVACRTLRTELLGCYSDQDFLAKLHCVRLAFQELLEDESNQLFFGEVGKQMVIGLMTKAEKNPKAFLESYEEMLHYALKQETWPTTQQELEGRGVVCMSFFDIVLDFILMDAFEDLENPPSSVLAVLRNRWLSDSFKETALATACWSVLKAKRRLLMVPDGFISHFYSVSEHVSPVLAFGFLGPKQQLSEVCSFFKHQIVQYLKDMFDLDNVRYTTVQSLAEDILQLSRRRSEILLGYLGTETSPAMNGVLPGENEPLGELI is encoded by the exons ATGGCATTTAGAAGGACAGAGGGAATGTCCATCATCCAGGCCTTGGCAATGACTGTGGCAGAGATCCCTGTGTTTGTTTACACAACGTTTGGGCAG TCTGTCTTCTCTCAGCTGCGGCTCTCTCCAGGCCTGCGTAAGGTGCTGTTTGCTACAGCTCTTGGGACAGTTGCGTTGGCTCTTGCAGCTCATCAGCTGaagcgtcgtcgtcgtcgaaaGAAGCAGATTGCTCCGGAGAAGTGCGGCTTTAAGCCTGGAGGGATCACAGTGCCCATCTTGCCAACCAGAAGGGTCTCCTCTGTGAAGAAAG GATACTCCAGCAAGAGAGTCCAGAGTCCTGGCAGCAAGAGCAATGACACGCTCAGCGGAATTTCCTCCATCGAGCCCAGCAAACATTCCAGTTCCTCCCACAGCCTCGCCTCG ATGGTAGCAGTCAACTCTTCAAGCCCAACACCAGCAGGGATGTGGGAGGCCCAGGCAATGGGCGATGCTGGAGCCATTGGTGATTCCAGTGCAGAAAGCCTCTACGTCCAAG GGATGGAGCTGTTTGAGGAGGCCCTGCAGAAGTGGGAGCAGGCACTGACCATCAGGCAGAGGGACAGTGCTAGTACCAGCACCCCTGTGCCCTGGGACAGCAAGAAACAGCAAGAGAGCATGTCTGAGAACATCCCAGAG GAGGAGTCCCAGAAAAGGGAGTTTGCCGAGAAGCTGGAGTCCCTCTTGCACCGAGCCTACCACCTCCAGGAAGAGTTTGGGTCTTCGCTCCCGTCAGACAGCATGCTGCTGGATCTGG aGAAGACTTTAATGCTTCCGTTGACGGATGGGTCACTGCGGCTTCGGACGGATGATGAAGACAGCTCAATTTCCGAGGACTCCTTCTTCTCTGCAGCAGAG CTCTTTGACTCCCTCCACTTTGAGGAAATACCATTCCACCTCTCTAAGCCAGTGGCGGCATATGAAGAAGCTCTGCAGTTAGTGAAAGAAGGGAAAGTTGCGTGCCGGACGCTAAG GACAGAGCTCCTTGGCTGCTACAGCGACCAGGATTTCCTTGCGAAGCTGCATTGTGTCAGGCTGGCCTTCCAG gagctgctggaggatgAAAGCAATCAACTGTTTTTTGGGGAGGTTGGCAAGCAAATGGTGATAGGACTGATGACAAAAGCTGAAAAG AATCCCAAAGCTTTTCTGGAAAGCTATGAGGAGATGTTGCATTATGCACTGAAGCAAGAGACCTGGCCgaccacccagcaggagctggagggaagaggg GTGGTATGCATGAGTTTCTTTGATATTGTGCTGGACTTCATCCTCATGGATGCTTTTGAGGATCTGGAGAACCCACCCTCCTCCGTGCTGGCTGTGCTGCGCAACCGCTGGCTCTCCGACAGCTTCAAGGAGACG GCTCTAGCAACTGCCTGCTGGTCAGttctgaaagcaaaaaggagGCTTTTGATG GTACCAGATGGCTTTATCTCTCATTTCTACTCCGTATCGGAGCATGTCAGTCCTGTTCTAGCCTTTGGTTTTCTGGGGCCCAAGCAGCAGCTATCTGAAGTCTGCAGTTTCTTCAAG CACCAGATAGTACAATATCTGAAGGACATGTTTGATTTGGACAACGTGAGATACACAACAGTGCAGTCACTGGCAGAAGACATTTTGCAGCTGTCGCGGCGGCGCAGCGAGATCCTCTTGGGCTATCTGGGCACCGAGACTTCCCCTGCGATGAACGGCGTGCTTCCTGGTGAAAATGAGCCGCTGGGGGAACTCATCTGA